A window of Anaerolineales bacterium genomic DNA:
TCTGTCGGTGGGCGCCGAGAGCTATTCCGAGGCCCTTTCCTACTTCCCCAACCTGAAGCACGGCGATGCCGCCGAGCATCTGATGTGGGTCGAGAAAGCCCGCAAGGCGGTCAAGATGCCGCTCTTCGCCAGCCTGAATGCCGTCAGCCCGGGCGCCTGGTCGAAGTATGCGGCCCAACTCGAGGCGACCGGCATCGACGGTCTGGAGTTGAATGTGTACGCCGTCGAAGCCAATCCGGACAAGACACCCCAGGCCATCGAACTTGAGCTGTACGAGACGGTGGCCTCCGTCACCTCCCAGGTCAAGGTTCCGGTGGCCGTCAAACTCAGCCCGTACTACACCTCGACCTCCCACATCGCTCACGGCCTGGCCCAGCGCGGCGTGCAGGCGCTCGTCCTGTTCAACCGCTTCCTGCAGCCCGACATCGACCCGACCTCCGAATCCCTGACCAACGAGATGACGCTGAGCGAGCCTGCGGAGATCAAGCTTCCGCTGCGCTGGGTCGCCCTGCTCCACGGTCGCATCCAGGCCGACCTGGCCCTCAGCACGGGCATCCATACCGGCACCGATGCCGCCAAGGCCCTCCTGGCTGGGGCGACCGTCGTGCAGACCGCCAGCGCCCTGATCAAGCATGGCGTTCCCTACCTTTCCACGATGCTCCGCCAGCTCGAAGGCTGGATGGAGGAGAAAGGCTACAAGACGCCGGACGATTTCCGCGGCAAGCTCAGCCAGAAGAAGGCTCCGGATCCCTTCATCTTTGAGCGAGCGCAGTACGTGAAGCTCCTACTCTCACAGAAGTAAGGGAGATCAACCGCCAGGCGCCTCAGCCCGATCATGCCGAGGCGCTTTTGATTCCCGCCGGCGATCGATCCCCTCTGGTCTGGCCGCCCAACATCCGGGGGGGCCTGCCAGTCTTGTGCACCCGCGGTTTCCTTACTGGAGCCATCCGAATCTGGCGGCGGGCCTCAGCCTCCCTGCCTCGGGGAACTTCCGCTGTTGAGTCTTCCCTACCCGTAGGCCGGTGCAGGCGCCCACGGCACTGGCCGCTGACATCGCGCCCTCGGGAGAATGGCGGTCCGGGCTGTTCGTCTGGGACGGCTGTCCCGGCTAGTCGGACGATCGCGGGTACACACTCGCCTCCGGTCACAGCCGCATCCGAGGGCCCACGCCGACCATTATTGCGTGTCGGGGCAAACGAATCCGGAGGTCAAGTCGTACAACCTCCCCTGAACCATCACCTCGGCCGCCCAACAATCCCCTCCTTGGAGCAAGATCACTCCCTCCCCCCGATCGCCGATCACCCGCAGAGTCAGCTGCATCCCGGTGCCGTCCATCCACGTCGAGGACCAGTTGTCCCCTTCGGCCGGTCGGATCTCGCGGATCTGCCCCAGGATTAGGCGCAAGGGTTCGAGGCCGCGCAGGAAGTCCAGGGCGCTCCAGTAGCGGCGCCCGAGCAAGCGTGCGGCATGGGCGTTCGCCTGCTCCGGAGATTGCAGCCGCCAAAGCACTCCCACCGGCTCCACGACTGCCCGCTCGGCAATGGACTGCAGGGCGTCACTGGAGGCAGGGAAGTACCCCTCGACTGAGACCTGATTGGCCTCGGTGGCTGAGAACGCCAGCAGTCCATTGGCTGAGTACAGCCGGTATTCGGCCAGCCGCCCGTCGCCAAGATCGAACTGCAGGACGCTCATCCCGGGATTCAGGCCCGCACTCAAGCGAGTTTCCTGGTGAACCGCCTGCCACTGAGGTCCTTGCTCGCAGGCTGCCAGCTCTGCCTCAGCCCCTGCGCTTCTCTGGGCGCACAGGATCGGGCGGCCATAGCGGCTGGTGAACCGATTCGCCGAGGTCAGGCTCTCAAGAAGCTGGCGGGCTTCCTCGTCGGTTAGCTTGGCACGAGGGAAGCCGACATAGCCCGGATCCCAGAAGTAGACCTCCTGCGGCAACGGAACTAACCAGCTCTCAACGACCTCGGAGGGGAGAACACTTCCCAGCAGCAGCTCATTGCTGACGTACTCCCGCGGTTGTTTGGGTCCCGATTCTCTAGTGAGACGGACCTGTCCCAGGAATGCATCGATGCCTGATGTCCAGAGCACTTCCCCGGTGAACA
This region includes:
- a CDS encoding dihydroorotate dehydrogenase-like protein, with protein sequence MVDLKTTFMGIPLRSPIVVGASSVSAMVDRIAMAEQAGAGALVIRSLFEEQIQLDALRLQDDLSVGAESYSEALSYFPNLKHGDAAEHLMWVEKARKAVKMPLFASLNAVSPGAWSKYAAQLEATGIDGLELNVYAVEANPDKTPQAIELELYETVASVTSQVKVPVAVKLSPYYTSTSHIAHGLAQRGVQALVLFNRFLQPDIDPTSESLTNEMTLSEPAEIKLPLRWVALLHGRIQADLALSTGIHTGTDAAKALLAGATVVQTASALIKHGVPYLSTMLRQLEGWMEEKGYKTPDDFRGKLSQKKAPDPFIFERAQYVKLLLSQK